A window of the Microbacterium sp. AZCO genome harbors these coding sequences:
- a CDS encoding LacI family DNA-binding transcriptional regulator, translated as MDDSTTTRRKPTIRDVAAAAGVSHGTVSRFLNGGHWVSPEARAAVEEAIRTTGYTVSHAARSLATGRAGSLAFLLTEPQHLLFSDPTFALLLRGAAEALAQRSMTLVLLVAGTPAERANVTHFVSAGHVDGVLLISSHESDPLLESLIASGVPTVCCGLPLGHQSDVSTVSVDEVGSARTMTRHLLDQGHRRIAMIAGPHDTPGGKYRLVGFRDELGDLFDPALVEEGDYSLDSGIAGMNRLLEKGERPDAVFAASDLMAAGAITALRRAGLRVPDDVAVAGFDDSGLAASHEPPLTTMRQPWEQISERMVALLLDVIDGGPHEAVTLPTTLVVRETA; from the coding sequence GTGGACGACTCGACGACGACCCGGCGCAAGCCCACCATCCGCGACGTCGCGGCGGCTGCCGGCGTCTCGCACGGCACCGTGTCGCGATTCCTCAACGGCGGGCACTGGGTCTCGCCCGAGGCGCGGGCCGCGGTCGAGGAGGCGATCCGCACGACGGGCTACACCGTCAGCCACGCCGCGCGCAGCCTCGCGACGGGCAGGGCCGGCTCCCTCGCCTTCCTCCTCACCGAGCCGCAGCATCTGCTGTTCTCCGACCCGACGTTCGCGCTCCTCCTCCGTGGCGCCGCCGAGGCGCTCGCGCAGCGGTCGATGACGCTCGTGCTCCTCGTCGCCGGCACCCCCGCCGAGCGGGCCAACGTGACGCACTTCGTGAGCGCCGGACACGTGGACGGCGTGCTGCTGATCTCGTCGCACGAGTCCGATCCGCTGCTCGAGTCGCTCATCGCCTCCGGCGTGCCGACCGTGTGCTGCGGACTCCCCCTCGGCCACCAGAGCGACGTCTCGACGGTCTCGGTCGACGAGGTCGGCTCGGCGCGAACGATGACCCGGCACCTCCTCGACCAGGGCCACCGTCGCATCGCGATGATCGCGGGCCCCCACGACACCCCGGGCGGCAAGTACCGCCTCGTCGGCTTCCGCGACGAGCTCGGGGACCTGTTCGATCCCGCCCTCGTCGAGGAGGGCGACTACAGCCTCGACTCGGGCATCGCGGGGATGAACCGCCTGCTCGAGAAGGGCGAGCGGCCCGACGCCGTGTTCGCAGCATCCGACCTGATGGCCGCCGGCGCCATCACGGCGCTGCGCCGAGCGGGACTCCGGGTGCCCGACGACGTCGCCGTCGCGGGCTTCGACGACTCGGGACTCGCGGCGTCGCACGAGCCTCCGCTCACGACGATGCGCCAGCCGTGGGAGCAGATCAGCGAGCGCATGGTCGCCCTCCTCCTCGACGTCATCGACGGCGGGCCGCACGAGGCGGTGACGCTGCCCACGACGCTCGTCGTGCGCGAGACCGCCTGA